A portion of the Sebastes fasciatus isolate fSebFas1 chromosome 2, fSebFas1.pri, whole genome shotgun sequence genome contains these proteins:
- the eif4g2a gene encoding eukaryotic translation initiation factor 4 gamma 2a — MLGNIKFIGELGKLNLIHESILHKCIKTLLEKKKRVQLKDMGEDLECLCQIMRTVGPKLDHAKARSLMDQYFSRMRSLTNNKELPARIRFLLQNTVEQRDNNWAARKAYSDNGPKTINQVRQDAVKDLGCFFPPSNDAMRNEFFMENSSFLPTRIKFDRETLGGLADMFGQMPGSGIGTGPGVIQDHYSPTMGRHRTNPLYNGHIGNGNGSHQPQFEAGSKPYIKPNQGQGSPVFNHKQNISVQMQSKDMAPRFGKKKVNADEISLRPAQSFILSRKQMPKLQPQMNMIPTSAQGSPLIQSPQLGLKINPPPIQEKPAKSTKKAPPTKEELRKMTETLVADYLNNKNIDEAVNAVREMKAPKHFLSEMLNMIVVYSLDRSDEDKEHASTLVHTLCIEGLATGENLMQAFLSVLDQCPKIEEEVPLVKSYLAQFAARAIIADLVSVADLAHQLENGAHFPLFLLCLQQMVKLKDRDWLADLFQQSKVNMQKMLPEIDQNKDRMLEILDDKGLSFLFPLMKLEKELLKQIKVDPSPQSIYKWIKDNISPKLHTDKGFVNILMTSFLQYIAYEINPDDDEEQLSAPSKEQQDEEKQQLLSFKPVMQKFLHDHIDLQVDALYALQVHCNTKGFPKGMLLRYFVNFYDMEIIEEEAFLSWKEDVTQEYPAKGKALFQVNQWLTWLETAEEEESEDEDY, encoded by the exons ATGCTGGGCAACATCAAATTCATTGGGGAACTTGGCAAACTCAACCTTATCCACGAATCTATCCTTCATAAGTGCATCAAAACA cttttggagaagaagaagagagtccAACTTAAGGATATGGGTGAAGATTTGGAATGCCTCTGTCAGATAATGAGAACAGTGGGACCTAAACTTGATCATGCAAAGGCTAGG TCTTTGATGGATCAGTACTTCAGCCGCATGCGATCCTTAACAAACAACAAGGAACTGCCTGCTAGGATTCGTTTCCTGCTGCAGAATACAGTGGAGCAGCGAGACAACAACTGGGCTGCTCGCAAAGCGTATAGTGACAACGGACCAAAGACGATCAACCAAGTTCGTCAGGATGCAGTAAAG GATTTAGGTTGTTTCTTTCCACCTTCGAACGATGCAATGAGGAATGAATTCTTCATGGAAAACTCCTCCTTCCTGCCAACAAGGATCAAGTTTGACAGGGAAACTCTCGGTGGGCTGGCTGATATGTTTGGACAAATGCCTG GATCTGGCATTGGTACAGGTCCAGGAGTCATTCAGGACCACTATTCCCCTACCATGGGACGTCATCGCACAAACCCACTCTACAATGGCCACATTGGAAACGGCAACGGTTCACACCAGCCTCAATTTGAAGCGGGAAGCAAACCGTATATAAAACCAAACCAG GGGCAGGGTTCACCTGTTTTCAACCACAAACAGAATATCTCGGTGCAGATGCAGTCTAAGGATATGGCTCCACGATTTGGCAAGAAGAAGGTCAATGCTGATGAG ATCAGTCTGAGGCCAGCTCAGTCCTTCATTTTGAGTAGAAAACAAATGCCAAAGCTGCAGCCACAGATGAACATGATTCCAACAAGTGCCCAAGGTTCCCCACTCATACAG TCTCCACAGCTTGGCCTGAAAATCAATCCTCCTCCAATTCAGGAAAAACCTGCAAAGTCCACTAAAAAAGCTCCTCCGACTAAGGAAGAGTTGCGCAAAATGACG GAGACACTGGTGGCAGATTACCTGAACAACAAGAACATCGATGAGGCTGTGAATGCTGTGAGGGAGATGAAGGCGCCAAAGCACTTTTTGTCTGAGATGCTTAACATGATAGTGGTCTATTCACTTGATCGTTCAGATGAGGATAAGGAACATGCGAGCACCCTGGTCCATACTCTCTGCATCGAGGGCCTTGCCACTGGTGAAAATCTAATGCAG GCCTTTTTGAGTGTTCTGGATCAGTGTCCCAAGATTGAGGAGGAAGTACCACTGGTGAAGTCCTACCTGGCACAGTTTGCAGCACGTGCCATCATCGCTGACCTGGTCAGCGTCGCAGATTTAGCCCATCAGCTGGAGAACGGTGCACATTTCCCACTGTTTCTGCTCTGCCTGCAGCAGATGGTCAAACTGAAGGACCGTGATTGGCTGGCTGACCTGTTCCAGCAGAGCAAGGTCAACATGCAGAAGATGCTACCTG AAATCGACCAGAACAAGGACCGAATGCTGGAGATTCTGGATGACAAAGGTCTCAGCTTTTTGTTCCCACTGATGAAACTGGAGAAGGAGCTGCTGAAGCAGATCAAAGTGGATCCCTCTCCCCAGTCCATCTACAAGTGGATCAAAGACAACATCTCTCCTAAACTCCACACTGACAAAGGCTTTGTCAACATCCTCATGACCAG CTTCTTGCAGTACATTGCTTATGAGATCAACCCCGACGACGACGAAGAGCAGCTTTCAGCGCCCAGTAAGGAGCAGCAGGATGAGGAGAAACAGCAGCTGTTGTCTTTCAAGCCAGTGATGCAGAAGTTCCTACACGATCACATTGACCTGCAAGTCGACGCGCTGTATGCCCTGCAGGTTCACTGCAATACCAAGGGTTTCCCCAAAG GTATGTTACTGCGCTACTTTGTGAACTTTTATGATATGGAAATAATCGAAGAAGAAGCCTTCCTTTCATGGAAAGAAGATGTCACCCAAGAATACCCAGCGAAAGGAAAAGCATTATTTCAG GTGAACCAGTGGCTGACCTGGCTGGAGACTGCAGAAGAGGAGGAATCCGAGGATGAAGATTACTGA
- the LOC141756978 gene encoding uncharacterized protein LOC141756978, translated as MEETLETLSSFESEYSKEQSTTISTSYTEDEEISSGETEKGRSRSVCRPVLTLILIALVCGLTGVLFTQINNLQNLSKIETENTEMRRMLNLNISTTNYIMLLSAENTRLKLLLQNALLEKTQLQVENDELKKFLESTQKSYELAIEVTNGLHLVLNQSLHIIATAAEESKRWRLQFNNKQQTSKNQRSILFSDKLSFLWRLCSNDTLQCSHCMSGWVEYRSRCFVLPQETKRWEDARRKCLNMGADLAVPLNAQDHAFLTFMTFQFAQNNPQQNLSSVWIGLQEMDEEGVYIWVNGNTTHRDDIHWRNNTMASGNKNGTGQDCVAIVPPSSMRQDNRLKSWDDIVCSEKQHYMCETTALILS; from the exons atggaggaaaCCCTAGAGACCCTGTCAAG TTTTGAAAGTGAATATTCTAAGGAGCAATCAACAACAATTTCAACAAGTTACACAGAAGATGAAGAAATAAGCAGTGGAGAGACTGAAAAAGGCCGCTCGCGAAGTGTTTGCCGACCTGTTTTGACTCTGATTTTGATTGCGCTTGTTTGTGGATTGACCGGTGTCCTCTTTACTCAGATAAATAACCTGCAAAATCTGAGCAAAATAGAAACGGAAAACACTGAGATGAGGAGAATGCTGAACTTAAACATCTCCACAACAAATTACATCATGTTGTTGTCTGCTGAAAACACCCGGCTGAAACTGCTCTTGCAGAACGCATTGCTAGAAAAAACCCAGTTGCAAGTTGAGAACGATGAGCTGAAGAAGTTTCTAGAATCAACCCAGAAAAGCTATGAACTTGCAATAGAGGTAACCAATGGACTGCACCTGGTTCTGAATCAATCATTGCACATCATCGCCACGGCGGCTGAAGAAAGCAAACGGTGGCGCCTGCAGTtcaacaataaacaacaaaccTCCAAGAACCAGCGTTCAATCCTGTTTTCCGACAAACTGTCCTTCCTCTGGAGATTGTGCAGCAACGACACGCTGCAGTGTTCACACTGCATGTCTGGCTGGGTCGAATACAGGTCGCGTTGCTTCGTCCTGCCACAAGAAACAAAGAGGTGGGAAGATGCTCGCAGGAAATGTCTTAACATGGGGGCTGACCTGGCTGTTCCTTTGAATGCACAAGACCACGCATTCTTGACCTTCATGACTTTTCAGTTTGCACAGAATAACCCTCAACAAAACCTCAGCTCAGTGTGGATCGGGTTGCAGGAAATGGATGAGGAGGGCGTCTACATCTGGGTCAATGGCAACACAACCCACAGAGATGACATTCACTGGAGGAACAACACCATGGCATCCGGAAACAAAAATGGGACAGGACAGGACTGTGTTGCCATCGTCCCGCCGAGTAGCATGAGACAGGACAATAGGTTAAAATCCTGGGATGACATtgtttgcagtgaaaaacagcACTACATGTGTGAGACCACGGCTCTCATTTTGTCCTGA